In Ktedonobacteraceae bacterium, the DNA window AAGCTTTTAGCCGTATCCGTGGGTATTTGTCCACGTTGCGCAAACAAGGGCTTCCTCTCTTGTCGGCTTTGCAGACCACGCTCTCTGGTCATCCGCTTCTTCCCTCTTTTGAGGCAACTTGAGCGAACCTAGGCAGTTACGTTTCCAGTCGCGCTAACAGTCAGAAACATAATGAAATTTGGATACGTTTCGCCTGTTAAGTGGTGATTTGTATAGTGGCAAACAACACAACCAACCTGGTCGGTGTAATACGCTGTATCAGTATCCTGCCATGAAATTTCGAATTCGTCGTAGAGAGTAGATGGACCGGTTCCATATGAACCCTCACAACCATTGGTAACGAGCATTTTCTGATTAACATTCGTAACGACACCGGGACCACCACAAGTACTATATGTAGAACCTGAGAGTAATATTTCATTAGGTCCATCATATGATATACCCGCAGCTTCAGAGAGACAGGGGGAAGTATAAACAAATTGATGGGGGTGCTTGGCGTGAGGGTGTGGCTTGGTAGTTGCAAGGGCGGATGATACTCCCGTGAAATCCAGAGGAAGTGTAACAATGCATGCTAGTAGTAAAGCGAACAAAAAGCTCTTCATGATAGTGCGAGTAGTTTTGAACATTAGAGTTTCCTTTCTTTGTGTCCACAGGGTGTGGCGTGTAAATGTTTAAGGTTTCCCGGCAAAAATGCAGGCTAGATGAGCGGCAAGGGTTAAGTTTAAAGATTGCTCTACACCTTACCCGTTCTGCTAAGCAGAGCCAATAGGCAAAGGATACTTGAAAATTCTACGAAAAAGAAGAGGAAAAAAGCCCCTCTGAGGGGAAAAAGCCCCCCAAAAAAGAGGATGTATTGGGGAAGCAATCAAGCAAATAGGCAGAAAAGGCAAAACAAAGATCAAGACTGGGCAGCGAGGAGTAAATAGCCATATCTCGAAACACGATGTATACTCAGTCCTGCAAGCTGCAATTTATTGCGAATCTTATCAATATGCTTATTCAGTCTCTTTTGAGTACTTCGATCTAATTCACAAGAAAACGCTTCTCGGGCAAGTTGAGAATCCGCTACAGGGTGCCCACTCAGCAGGGATAGAAGCAACTGATACTCGATAGGAGTAAACTTTATTATAAGTGAGTCTACAATCAGGATCCCACTCTCATCATTCCGGTAAATGCGACGTGTTCCAATGGAGGGGCAAGAAACAAGCTCCGATGATATAAGGCACTCTCTCATCATAATAAATTTCAAATTCCGGGTCGACGAAAACCAGCTTGCTCTCTGCATCAACGGGCGAGCTTAAGGCTCTAATCAGTAGGGTTCGTGCGTATGCAAGAGAGAAGAAAAGTTGAAAGTTATAGATTCACTTTCTTAAACGAAAGGTTATATGGCTGTATTTATCATAATATACTTATCGGGTGATTGTCAATGGTATTTCTATTAAAATAAGAAAATCTAGAAATCTTGTTCAGGACAAGCATAAAAAATTTCTCTGAACTTTTGTAACATACTCGTGGATATATGGTGGTTAAGGAGAAGTTCCAGATGCTAAATTGACGAATTTTTTCCGGGAGGTGAAGAACTGGCACGATATTTACCTATTCTTCCTGCTTTGACCTAACGTGAGAGCAGTTCTGTATGTAATCAGCCTGGTCCCTCTATTCTAAAGGGAAGTTAGACGTATTGGTCATGGTACGGCCAGGGGCTGTGTCTCTTTTCCCGTAAATACCGGTGGCAATGGCTTGCGCCGGCGTAGCTGGAACCAGTTGAAGAGATAGGCGAGGGTCAATAGCAGAAGTAGCCCGTCACGCAAGGCAACCGCCGGAATGAATCCCGGGACATAAGGTGCCAGAGTAGCGTCCGCGGTACGCAAATAGAAGTAAGGGTAAATCACGGTAGTGAGCAGCGAAATAGTGGTCCAGCTAAGCACCCAGAAGCGATTGTATGCGCCGCTGTAGGCCAGCAGGGGAATGATCCATATCAGGTATTGCGGGCTGAACACTTTGCCGGTGACAATGAAGACAAGCAATATGGCAATAAAGGCCTGCACAACATCAATTTTCCCGCGCCACTGCAGCCAGATTGTGTAGACGTAGCCCAGCACTAACAGTACATCAAACAGGAGTGATACGGGTTGGCCTAGAACACTGACCAGGTTGACCGAGCCATAGGTGTAGACGACCTGGACGGGAAAGCCGAGTTGCGTTCCTAACCAGACGAGTGTGCTGCCGGTAGCCTCGACTTGAACAGGGCGGTTCGCGAAATAGCTCAACTGGCTCAATACGGCTCCATTGAAATCAAAGAGCGCGAAGAATCCGGTAATACCTATAATAACGGCGAAGAAGATGAGCGTATTTTTCCAGCGCCAGTGAGGTATGCCTCGCACTAAACGGCCCAGTTCACCTGGCAGAGTTTGTATTGTCAACGATCCGGGTGGGATAGAGAGCATCTGCGCGTCATGTTGTTCAGCAATAAAGAGCGCGGGCAGGAGCAAAATAGGATAGATTTTGAGCAGGAAGCCGAAAGCCAGGGCAATATATGCCGCCGTCCAATGCTTGCGTTCTGCCGCGATGAGACATAGGAGTGTGAGCACGGCGGGTACGAGGTCAAAGCGCGCCTGGGCGGTGGCCCATGCACCAATTAACAGGAAGACCGCGAATGCCAACGCCGCCCCGCGTGGAGCGTAACGCAACAATAGCCAGTAAATCAGCACGGACATCAGCGCCATGAGTATAGCAAACATGAGCTGGTAATAGTAGAGCGGCGCGATGAGGGCTAACGAGAAGACCACGACGGTGAGCGGGGGGTACTCCAGGGGAAGCATATGAAATGGTGGCTGCGACTGGGCTACGGAAGAGGTATTCAGAAATGCGCATTGAACACCAGGCAGTAACTTCTCGCCGCTGCTGCCTAGCCAGTAGGTGAGGGCGTAGCATTCGTAGCGCGCCCCATCGGTATGAGTCCAGAAAAATTGCCAGGACGCGCCCAGAAACATCAGGATAATTACTACGATAATGGGTAGATAGGCGATAATACCCCTTCGCGCTACCAACGCATTCCAGAAAATAGTAAGGGGTCTGTCATTATTCGATTTGACTAACGCTTTCTCCGAGGCTTTTTCTTGTATCATTTTGAATTTCGCTCGTGCAATAATCGGTTTGACAAGATCTTCCGGGCGGTGCTAGAATACTGGACGATAGACCGTCGTGTCGCTTGTGCGTTTATTTCATAACTTCGCACATTGTGCAAGACGATTTGCCGGCTTAGCCAGTAACGTTTCTATCCGCTAAGTTTCACACTAACAATACGTCTGGAAGGATACATGCGAATGAGTACTGCTACCCATGCAGAGACAAACACATTAAAAGTTGGTGATGTCGCACCCGATTTCACACTGAAGACGAATAACCGTGAAGATTGGCGTTTGAGCGATTTTCGTGGCAAGAAAAATGTCGTACTTGCCTTCGTCCCTTTTGCTTTCAGCAAGGTTTGCTCGGCGCAGCTACCATCATATGAGGCCGAACTGGATCGCTTTAAGGACTTTGACGCGGAAGTCGTCAGTATCAGCATGGACAGCACCCATGCCTTAAATGCCTGGGCTAAATCGATGAATACCTCGTTTCCCTTGCTCTCGGATTTTTACCCCCAGGGAAAAGTGGTCGATTTGTATGGGTTGCGCAACCCGGCTGGAATGTCGAATCGAGCGGTGCTCGTCATCGACAAAGAAGGCATCATCCGCTTTATCGAAGTGCAGGACAGTCCCGGCAATATGCCAGACAATGAGAATTTGTTCGAGGCGCTGCGCAAGCTGTAGCTAAACATTCTCCGGGTTCAACGAATTCGGACTGAATGCTATCGAAAGGGTGGGCTGGAAGACAAGCTCATGGAAAATGATGCCCATGCGCTCGGGTGGATAAGGCATATCGTGTTCCAGCCACCATTGGAGCAGGCCGATGGAAGAGTTGACAAGATGGTAAGCCGCGACCTCAGATGGTACAGCACTTCCCTCTAAAGGAATGTTCTGATTCAATACTTCATCGGTAGCGATATCGATGATGTGTTCCATCAGGGGAGTGCTGCTGCGACTGCTCAGTAAGACGCGGATTATGCTATTGTTTTCCTGTACATAATGGAACAGGGTTTTGCCGAGAGCAACCGCATCCTCGCCCGGACCCATTGGTAAAAGATTTTTTAGCTCGGCAAGCACTACTTCCGATACTTCTTGCAGCAAGGCATCCTTATCGTGGTAGTGGCGGAAAAACGTGGCGTATCCTACATCAGCCTTGTCGGTAATATCACGGATGGTGACGGCATCATAGCCTTTCTCCAGCGTCAAATCGATGAGAGCTTTCGCCAGCAGATGCTGTGTCCGTTTTACTCGTCTATCCTGCACATCCATGTCAAAAATTCCTCCCAGAAGTTTATTTCATAACATCATATCATGTTTTTCAGTTACTTTCCTGCTGGCGGATTGGTTGCCAATCGCTGCTGTCATAATCTGGATAGGTGATTTCCCAGGGATGCCCTGGTTCTTCGCGCGCTTCCCAGCGCCTGAGCGCATCCAGCAATACTTTGCGCTGCAAGTTGTTCTGGTGTGGCCCACCGAGGCTATTGCCCAGCTTGAAATGATATGGTGCGATTGAGCGAGGCGGCCCGGCCTGCTGCGATTGTTCGGGGGCGACGGTAATCAGGACGGTCGGAATGCCAACCATCTCTATTTCGCGCTGGATGATGGCGCTTACCCTGTGGCAGAGGGGGCAGCCTGCCGTAAGCACAACACCATCGGCTTTGGAGCGTAAGATTACTTTAGCCATCTCAGGAGCCGCTCGCTCATACAGATCGCGGAAGTTCTGTGTGTAGCCCATGAATCCGAGGTGCTTATCGCTTACTCCGGCGATGATGCCCTCTTCTGCCAGTTCGCGCAAACGGTCGATGGGAAAAACGACATTGATGTCCTCATCAGCATCGTGGTGGTCGTAATGATCGTGCGTAACCATTAATTGCTCGCTCCGCACATCTCCCGGTATAACACGCCAGCTATTATCGCCGTCAACATTGAACGGTTCCTGGTCTTTTAAATGAACGCCTGCCGTTGTAACGAGCGCGAACGAGGTCTGATTCAATTCGCGAGAGCGTGGGGTATAAGGAATGCAGCGTTTTGACATTGCCATGATTTGATCGTCCTTTACCGAATTTTTTGCTATAGTCAGGTGTTCCTAATAGTATATATCAGTTTTGCCCGCGATTGCTTTTTTGTGCTACTATAAAACTCGCAGGCACTATTTTTCTTTCTCCAATGGTGCCGGCAAACAGCTTGAGAAGGCAGGTTCTATGGATGTGTCTAATGCTCCTCGTAGACTGACGGTTCGCCAGCAACTGATCCTCAGCGTCTTCTGGTTCTCACTCAATGCGCAATCTGCCGCCCTTTTGCCGATTGTAATACCGCTCCAGATTTTGCTATTTGTGCCGCGGGGTGAGGTAGGAAATGCTCAGCAGGCGGTGCTGCTGGGCTGGATTTCGGCGGTGGGAGCGGTTGTCTCGCTGGTTCTACCACCGGTCTTCGGCATGTTGTCCGACCATACAACCAGCAGGTATGGGCGCCGGCGGCCCTATATTGTTGCTGGAACTGCACTGCTGTTGCTGAGCGCTTTGTTACTGGCGCTGGCCGGTAATGTCATCATTTTTGTCCTGGCCCTGGTCATCAATCAGATTGGCAGTAATGCAGCCAATGCTGCTTACCAGGCGCTTTTGCCGGATCGCGTGCCAAAGGAGCAGCGCGGTGAGGCTTCCGGGTACGTAGGCCTGATGACGATCATCGGCAATGTCGGCAGCCTGGGAGTGGCGGCGTATCTGCTTGGCTCGGTCAGTTTGACTTCGACGAGCGCCGGTATTATACGGCAGGGAGCCGGCCTCTTTTATTTGCTGACTGGCATCGCCCTGTTTGTGGGTTTGGTCATTACAGTTATCGGGGTGCGAGAAAAACGCTACGTACTCCCACCAGCTGAAATGACACTTGGGCAAGAGAAGGCTTTAGTCCGTTTTCGCCGTTGGTTTGCGCATAACTGGATCAAACCGTGGCGTGATTATAATTTTTCGCTTATCTTTGTGACGCGCTTCTCCGTCATGATGGGGCTTTCCTTATTTATGACCTTCATCGAATACTATTTTGCGAATGTAGCCCACGCGACGAATTTCGTGCAGGCAACGGCGGGTGTGGCAATACTTGCGCTGGTGGGAGCGCTTTGCAGCGCCCTGGCACTGGGCATTTATTCTGATCGAGTGAAACGAGCGCCTGTGGTTTGTGCCGCTACCGTATGTATGGCGCTGGCCTCATTTTCTTTTGTGATTTCGCCCGGCAGCTTCCCTCTCTGGACGTTGGGTCTGCTCTTTGGTGTTGGCTACGGCGCCTATAGCAGCGTCGACTGGGCTTTAGCGATTGACGCTATGCCTTCGCTGCAATCCATTGGGAAAGATTTAGCGTTGTGGGGCGCGTCCGATAATTTGCCATCGATCCTTGCTCCTCTTTTAGGAGGCATCATTATCGCCCAGGTGAGCATCTTTGCGGCAACTGCCCTGGGTTATCGCGCTATCTTCGCGGTGGCAACGCTCTTTCTCCTTTTTGGCGCGGCCCTGGTGCTGAAAATGCGCATGTAGGGGAAATGCGCGATACTGGCATGAAGTGAGAGTAGCTGCTCACTTGCTTTCCTCATCATCTGAACCATTTCTCCTACAAGCTGCTTCTTACTTGCCTTTTCCGTGTTTGCAAGCTACACCCTATTTTCTCAGTTGCTTATTTCGTAACCTGGGTATCAGTCTCTTGATCAAAAGCGGTACCCATCTGCGTAAATAGGTCAGCTTCCGTGGATCCACATCCTTTTCGCCATACCGTTCTAACAAGTACGCCTGCGTCAACTCCTCTAGAATCATCGCATCATCAGGTGACTTGCCTGCATATGTTTGTCTCGTCGGTTCTAGAGCGGCCAAAAGGCGATATTGATACTCGAGTGGCGTTTCGTTAGCGCGTCGTCTGCCTGCATCTTCACCTCGCCAGGCCATTGCTTGCAGAAATTCACGATAGCGGGCGCGCGCCGATGCGGCGTTGAGCGGTTCGCGTGCTTTTCTGACTTCCTTTGGCGGGCGGCGTCTCGCGCTAGCTGGTATGCTTTTTTGTATCTCATTCTCATCAATGCGACCTCGCAAGATGTGCAGTATCATCCACACCACAGCTACCAGCACAACCAGCGTCAACAAGGCAATGCCTATGATCGCCAGTAATCGCAATGCCTCATCAACAAGAGGAGAAACGGGTGGCGCATGCTTTTCTGGTTGCGCATCTATCCCCGGCGTCGGAGTGAGTTTGAGTTTGAGAGGGCGGGGCGGGGGTCCCGGCTGCGCAAAAAGGAAACCTAGCAGCCAGAAATACCACGCACGCACTATCGTGAGCAATGGCGCAAACAACGCTTCAAGCGGTCCAAATGCTGCCACACTCAGGATCATCGTGAAAGCCGCGATTGCCGCCAGGAAAAACAGCGTCAACAGCCCCGTTCTCGCGAACTGTGTACGCAACCCTCTGCTCGCGTTCGGGCTGCTATACTTCGTATTCAAATAACTCACCGAAAGTGCCGCGAAACCGCTCAGACCAAACACCGGCAGAACCATTCCGAGCGCATCAAATAGCGGTGTATGAGAAAACGCGGGATAGACTACTACTAACAGCAGCAGGGCCAGGAGCGTTCCAAATCCGATCTGAAAAATAACCAGCAGCGACTCTTCCTGCCCACCTTTTTCAACACGCACCTTCCCACGCCACCAGAAGCTGAGGCTCAGAATACCTGTAGCAATGAGCTGTGGAATACCTGCCGCAAACGGGGGATGCAGGCCCACTACCAGGAGATAGATCACTGGTAACGCAGGAACATAGACCAGCTGAGCGCGCTCTTCCCCTAGCCGTGGCTGGATCCCTCGTTTTACCACGAACGCCCACCAGTAGGTACTCCACCAGATGAGTATCACGCCACCCTCGAGTAGAAGTGGTGGTTCGCTCTTGCCTGTAAAAAGCAGCGCCCCGATCACAAATCCCAGCACCCCGAACTGCGCTTCCATCACTCCCACCACCATCGGAACAGCCATGGTGTCCAGCCAGTTGAAACGGGCAGGCCTCCGTTCAGTCAGGCGCTCGCCTTTCGTTAGCAATGGCGTGAATAAGCGCATGCCATCTCTCACTTCCTCCCACAGCATATATGGGGAAATCAACCGCCTCAGCAAGGGTCAGCATATCCTGGTCACCTACCAGTACACATTGGACAACACTCCCTTTTGAACGCACTTCCTGAAGCCGTTCGATGGTGACCGGAGACAAGGTCTGTACCGCACTTACGAGTATGACGGATGTTCCTCTGGTGAATATCTCGTCTTGCCTCTCCAACACCTCTTCCATCGGCACGTTCAGGTAAGGCACGAGCCGCGCAAAGGTGGTCAACAACCGCTCGTATTGTCCTGCGTCACGATCAAAAGGCACATATATCCCTTCAGGAACAAGATCAGCCGCCATACCTGGTTCTCCCCAGTGCTGCTTCGCTTGCCCGACAGTCTGGCCGCTCAACTCCCGCCCGGTCAGCGCGGCACAATTTGTCAGCAGGCCTACCATATAGCCTTCATCGAGCGAGTAGATCGCAACCGAGGCAGCCACTGCTATCGCAAACTCCTGCATCTCCCAGCTCAAAGCGACCAGTGTTTTCTCCGGCGTTCCCATCTCCAATATGACAAGCACCCGGCGTTGATAACTGTACTCGTACACTTTACTACGTAACTCGCCAGCGCGGGCGCTGGTCTTCCAATGAATGCGGCGCGGATCGTCATCCAGTTGATACTCACGCACGCCTACTACATAGAGCGGATCCTCGAACAGTCCATGTGTCGTATGTGCTTCTCCCATCAGATGCAGCCCTGGCAGTCCCAGGTCTTCCAGGGAAGCCAGAGGCGGGTAGACCAGCAGCGTGTCATACAGCGGCAACGTGATCCGTCGTTTCATCCAGCCAAACGGATCACTGATTTCTAAGGTAAACGGCCCCACCATGTAGAAGCCACGCCCAAAGCAACGCAGATGATAGCGACGAGTCGTTCGCTCAAATCCCCACAGGCTTCCAACATAATCTATGGCCCCCAGCGTCTCGCGTTGCGCCTCTTGCAGAGAGAAAAACGGCAGCGGGGGTCGTAACGGCACCTGACAGGCCAGCCCGATCAGGGGCAGTCGTTTCTGGTTCTCAATCGTCACCGTGAGTGCCACATCTTCCCCAAAAAAGAGGCGTTGCGGGTGGACCTGTTGGCGCGCTTCAAGCGAGCGCAATGCATAGCGATACCACCAGGCAGGCACACAAGCGATAACCAGCGCGAACAGCGCGGCCAGGAACAACAGCGGTTGTTCAATTACCAGGCTCATGATAGAGAGGACGCAGCCAGGCACATACCAGAGTCGGTGCAGGCGCAACGGTTTCGTATCGAGCGGGTCAAGAACATCATCGGTCTGCACGTATCCCTCTTCCTACTTTCTGGCCGGTGGTGGCGCGATTTCTTCTATAGGTACAGGGATAGCCTCGATAATTTCTGCTAGAATTTCTTGTTGTCGTTTTCCCCGCAGCCGAGTGCGTGTGGTAGTGAGTAATCGGTGCGGAAGTAAGCTGGGAGCCAGCCGCTTCACATCATCCGGCAGCACATACGCCCGCCCCTGCATGGCCGCAAATGCCTGGCTTGTCCGGTAGAGCGCCATGGTGCCACGCGGGCTAATGCCCAGTGCTACCGCCGGATGCTCCCGCGTTGTCCGCACAATAGCAAGCAGATAGCGTTCAACCTGCGCCTGCCAATGAACTTGCCGGATCACGCGTTGCAGTTCTATCACCTGCTCCGCTGTTACGACCGGTTGCAAGCTCTCCAGCGGGTCTTCCTGTTTAAAGCGGTGCAGGATGGCCTGTTCCTCATCTTCGGTAGGATAGCCAAGCCGGGTACAAAGCAAAAAACGGTCCAGTTGCGCTTCAGGAAGCGGAAACGTTCCTTCCAATTCGATTGGGTTCTGGGTCGCCAGGACCAGAAACGGCTTTGCCAGCGGCATTGTTTCCCCATCCACCGTTACTTGCCGTTCCGCCATCGCTTCAAGCAAGGCCGCCTGCGTGCGCGGTGTAGCCCTATTAATCTCATCCACTAATAAAATATGCGTAAAAATCGGACCTGGACGAAAGATAAAGGCTTGCTTGCGCTGATCAAAATAACTGATGCCGGTAATGTCCGTCGGTAACAAATCCGGCGTTCCCTGAATACGATGGAACGAGGCCCCCAATGAATGTGCTAGCGCCTTCGCTAGCATCGTCTTGCCCATCCCCGGCATATCTTCAATCAACACATGTCCATCGCTCAACAAGGCTGCGATCACCAGGTCAATCACCTCGCGCTTGCCAATCAACACTCGCTCAATATTCTCTCGCATCGCCTTCGCCGCCTGTTGCACTTGCCCCACCTGGGCGGCAAATGCCTCGTCAGCTAGCATAGGCCTTGCCTCTTCCACGTGTCAGCATAGACTCCTCCTCTGTCATAGAGAAGCGCCGTTTAAAATTCCTGAATCGTAAAGCTCCTCTAACACATTTTGTTATGTACGCTTCTCCTTTACCTCGCCTCCAATACCCGACAACTTCCTAACTACTATTCCTCCTACTTGGTCAAAAGAGATGGGACCCCACAAGACAGAATCTACACTTTCTGCTTGGTTATCCCCTTGAACAAAAAGATGTCCTGGAGGAATATGCCACATGCGCTGGTTTCCAATATGGTGTTGAGCATGCAGCGATAGTGTAACATGTTCTGAAAGATCAGAAGGAAAGGTAATTATATCACCAGGGACTCCGGTAATACGCTTAATGTATGGTGGGAGTCCCTTGAATCGCTGACTTTCTTGCTGTAAGATAATGATTTGACCTCGTCGTAAAAATCTGGCCGGCCAAAAACGCCAGATGAGTACACGATCACGCTCGCAAAGAGTGGGAAGCATACTCCGGCCTTGTATTGTAATCACTACAAAAGCAACACGTATTATCCCAATAATAACACATATCAAGAGTAAGAGGAATATGTCGCATATGAATAAAAACGTCATCACGAGCTTTTCTCTTCTTCATCAATTCGGCAAGCATTCGCGATCCTACGGAAACATTAGAGCATAAAGCTAGGAGCTATGAGCGATGGCCCTCCACACCTAAGCGCACGTCAGGTGTGGAGGACAGGCTTCATAAGTCCATTTAGATGCAAAAACCGCGCTCCCACATTAACTAGTCGCAATAACCTCCCCCGCAACAACTGGTGTACTGGGTACAATTGAATGCCCCTGACTCACACTGGTTAAAACCTGCTGCATAATAGTTTACAGTGACTGGGCAGCCAAGTGCCTTATAACAAGCTGAGTCATAATGCCACTCGCAATGACTCTCGCAGTATGTTCCACTGCAAGCGACGGCGATAGATTGTGGAGCAATCACAACCACAATACGGTCGATAAAGGTACTGAGCGGATTGATCTTCGATATGAGGCGATCAACCATCGAAACAAGAGTGTTCGCGAATGATTTCATAAGAAATCTCCTTTGTTGAGGTTTAGTTACTTTGTTCGGTTAGCGAACACACCAATCAAAGCTACAAAAACTGCCTGAAGAATTGTTTCACAAGAAGCTTCTCAAATCACCTCCCTTCGTCCGTTTCATGAGACATTAAACTGTACTTTGTTCTACCTGCCTTTCCCAAGCTTCTGCAAGCCCCTTCCATTTTCCCCATTTCAAGTTCGGCGACCCAGTAGACTGCACTTTGCCTTCTGTATCAATCAAACAATAGGCTGGAGTACCTGACACTAGATAATCCTTCGTAAAGGGATTACTATCGTGAGGTGCTATCAGAATCGGCAAGGTGATGTTGAATTCGTCAACAAAACGGCGTGTTCGTTCACTGTCAGCCGTACTCACTAGCACAAGATCAACGTTCGCTCGTGCCGCCTTCGGACCGAGGTATTCGTAACTCGGCAGGGCTTCACGGCATGGCCCGCATGCCGGTTCAATAAATATAAAAGCTATATTTCTTCCTGTAAATGATTCTAAAGTCACCGTTTCGCCACGGAGGGTTTCAGCAGAAAAATGGGGTGCTGGCTGTCCTTCCTTGAGACTGTTTCTCGGCTGATACATAGAATTTATTCTTCGCACAAGCGCAAGGGTTAAGATCAGATTCACTAACACAAGCACCCAAAGTAATATTGAACTTAGCAGAAGAAGTTGTTGCATGTTTCATCCCTTGTTTCTGGACACCTGTATTCAGCGGAACTACCCCTGCTGAAAAAGCTGTACAATTTCGTCAAGATGAAGCCAGAGAAACCAAAATACCGCTGCTCCAAGTCCAATCACTCCCCATTCAGCCGGACTAAGGTATGCCTGGCTAGTATTCGGTTCGGCAAGAATAATGCATCCAGCACAGGCGCATACGATAAAACCTACATTCCTCCACCCTTCAATAGCGGACACCATTTTTTTCGTCGAACCAAAACAATTGCAGGATGTTCTAATATGTCGTCGCAAGACCGAAATAAGGGCGGTACAGAATATGCTCAAAAGCAAAATACTTAGGTAAAAACCAGGTTTCAGAAATGGCCCTCCTACGGTAACGAGCAGAGCAACAACACATTCTCCAACTAAGAAAAGCAAAGCCACTGCGCGCGTAATAGATCGAGGCAAGATGTCAAACTGAATGATTGTTTGCTCAAATGCGGCCATATTCATCATCTTTTTTACCGATGAAAAGCCAAAGACAAGTGCTATGACGATACGGCAGAACGACAAAACAAAGAGCAGAATCATCAATGAAGTATTTCTCCTCTTTATAATGAGCTAAATTGCCATTGGCCGAACAAAAAGTTTGAGAGGTATCTATCAGGAACGAACTACAGGGTGCATAATACAAGCATCTTGATAAAGCATACCTGATATTTCTTTATTTATCAAGTGCAATAAGTATGAAGGGTGTGTTTCATTTTTTTGCACCAACCAGGGGCGAGCTCGTCGAGGGAGAAGAAGGACGCCTCAAAAACGGTTTGCGCCAGGAATAGCCAGGGCTCACCCGACGAACAGTCGGCTGGGCCGCAGCCTCAACTGCTGGGGAAGAGGCAGCGGCCACAGGTGGTCGACCGAGTCGCTCCAGCCGGACTTGCCAGTACATCAGGCTCCACAAGACAGAGGCGAGTCGCTGTTGGCTCTTGGCCTCTCGCCGTTGGCTCCGTTGGCTGCGCAGCTTCGCCTGAACTTGCTTCCACGTTTGGCTCCAGCGTCGATTACAGACCGCATTGCGCAGCACGAGCATGGGATTGACGTTCTGCTCCTGCCACCGCATGCCTGCTCCTTTTAAGCGGGCTTCCACCACCAGCTTGTTGGCGCTCTCGACGCTGCCGGAGCCAATGGGCCACCCGGCGGCCTGATAGCTGGGGTCTTGCATCTGCCCCTCGCGCTTCTCTAAATAGGCCAGATGGCTCTGGATGGTGGCACTGGGAAAGTGAGCGGCCACCCCCCTGAGATGGCGCAGCACGCGAGAGGGTCCCTCATGCTTGAGCCGATGCAACGCCCCTTGCAGCCACCACTGGGGCAAGTGGCCTCCCTGCGCTCTCACCTCCTGCCCGATTTCGTTGAGGTATTCACTGGCA includes these proteins:
- a CDS encoding MoxR family ATPase; the protein is MLADEAFAAQVGQVQQAAKAMRENIERVLIGKREVIDLVIAALLSDGHVLIEDMPGMGKTMLAKALAHSLGASFHRIQGTPDLLPTDITGISYFDQRKQAFIFRPGPIFTHILLVDEINRATPRTQAALLEAMAERQVTVDGETMPLAKPFLVLATQNPIELEGTFPLPEAQLDRFLLCTRLGYPTEDEEQAILHRFKQEDPLESLQPVVTAEQVIELQRVIRQVHWQAQVERYLLAIVRTTREHPAVALGISPRGTMALYRTSQAFAAMQGRAYVLPDDVKRLAPSLLPHRLLTTTRTRLRGKRQQEILAEIIEAIPVPIEEIAPPPARK
- a CDS encoding MauE/DoxX family redox-associated membrane protein, which codes for MILLFVLSFCRIVIALVFGFSSVKKMMNMAAFEQTIIQFDILPRSITRAVALLFLVGECVVALLVTVGGPFLKPGFYLSILLLSIFCTALISVLRRHIRTSCNCFGSTKKMVSAIEGWRNVGFIVCACAGCIILAEPNTSQAYLSPAEWGVIGLGAAVFWFLWLHLDEIVQLFQQG
- a CDS encoding TlpA disulfide reductase family protein, producing MQQLLLLSSILLWVLVLVNLILTLALVRRINSMYQPRNSLKEGQPAPHFSAETLRGETVTLESFTGRNIAFIFIEPACGPCREALPSYEYLGPKAARANVDLVLVSTADSERTRRFVDEFNITLPILIAPHDSNPFTKDYLVSGTPAYCLIDTEGKVQSTGSPNLKWGKWKGLAEAWERQVEQSTV
- a CDS encoding ISKra4 family transposase — encoded protein: MAPAHNVGKAFFPLDEQLGLGSAGLSPRGEETLVRLCIWMPFEQAAELLADLVGIRVSKATARRATLNNAQIGLRLDEAEQERLQQELPQAPAGADKQQLSADGAMVHLVGGEWVEIKTLALGEVARNKRGEVCTQHLSYFSRLAEATSFEQAALVETHRRGLEGAKEVCAVQDGALWLQGLVDYHRADAVRILDFAHASEYLNEIGQEVRAQGGHLPQWWLQGALHRLKHEGPSRVLRHLRGVAAHFPSATIQSHLAYLEKREGQMQDPSYQAAGWPIGSGSVESANKLVVEARLKGAGMRWQEQNVNPMLVLRNAVCNRRWSQTWKQVQAKLRSQRSQRREAKSQQRLASVLWSLMYWQVRLERLGRPPVAAASSPAVEAAAQPTVRRVSPGYSWRKPFLRRPSSPSTSSPLVGAKK